The Streptomyces sp. NBC_00597 DNA segment CGTCCTCAAGCATCGCCCGGACCAGCAGGGTGCCGGTGACGGCGCGGCCGAGCGGGGTGGTGTTGAAGTAGGCACGGCCGCCCGAGCGGATGTGGAACGCGCCGCAGGCGAGTGCGGCCAGGCCCTCCTCGACCAGCGCCGCCCGGCAGTCGACCAGGCGCGCGATCTCGGCACCGTAGGCCTTGGCACGGCCGGGCACCGACGCGATGTCGGGCTCGTCGTACTGGCCGATGTCGGCGGTGTAGGTGCAGGGGACGGCACCCTTGTCGCGCATCCACGCGACCGCGACGGAGGTGTCGAGGCCGCCCGAGAAGGCGATGCCGACGCGCTCGCCGGCAGGAAGGGAGGTGAGAACCTTAGACATGGGAAGAGTATGCACTTAAACGCATGTCTATGCAAACCCGGGCCGGGTGCCCGTCGGCGATCGACCCGTGGCCTGATCTCAACGTGTTCGTGGGGTGCTCCGGCGAATGGCCACGGAGCCCCGGTGACCGATGGGTACGGTGTGGCCATGGATTCCACTAGCGCCACCGATGAGAACGCCACGCGAGCCGGGGCCGTCAAGGCGACCGCCCGCCGCCTGCTCGTGGAACTGGGGGCCGCCGGACTGTCCCTGGAGGCCGTCGCCAAGGACAGCGGACTGGCCGTCGCCGACGTGGAGGACGCCTTCCCGCACCGCGACGACCTGTTGACCGCGCTCGTCATCGATGCCTACGACGACTCCGCCGCCGCGATGGAGCGGGCCGACCAGAGCGCCGTCGCCGCCGGTGCGTCGGCCGGGGTGCGGCTCCTCGCCGTGACGCGCGCGCTGCGGGACTGGTCCTTCGCCAACTCCCCCGAGTTCACGCTGATCTACGGCTCTCCCGTGCCCGGTTACCACGCCCCGCAGGACACCGTCCCGGCCGCCGCACGCACCCCCGCGGTACTGGCGGGCATCGTGCGGTCCGCGCTGGCGGACGGGGAACTCACCCCTCCCCGACGAGTGGTGCCCGGACCGCCGCTGCTCCTGCCCGAGGCCGTGGCGCTCTTCGGCGGCACTCCGCAGGCTCCGTTCTCGGACCTGATCGAGCGCGGCATCGCACTGTGGAGCAGCCTGATCGGCCTCCTCGTGTTCCAGGTCTTCAGCCGTACCCACGACAGCGTCCGGGACGAGTCCGCGTACTTCGACTTCGCCATCGCCGTGGCGGCCGAGGGCATCGGCCTGACGGTTCCGCTGGACGAGAAGACCCGCACCAGGCCGTGAACACCACCAGGACCCTCTGCTTCGCGATCGCGGCACTGTCGTCCTACGCCGCGCTCGCCTACCGGCTCTGCCAGGTGGGGCGCAGCTGGCGGGACAACGCCTACCGCGCCCTGGTCGTCACCCTGCTGCTCCAGTGCCTCACCTTCACGATGGGCGCCGTCGCCATGGGGGGCGAGAGCTTCCTGGGCGTCGGGAACCTCGCGATCCTGGTGATGCACGTATCGGCGGTCGCCTTCTGCGTCAGCGCGCAGATCATCCTGCTGCGCTGGGCGACGGCCACCGAGGAAGCGGTGCGCAGGGTGCGCTACTGGCTGGTGACCGGCGTCGCCCTCAGTGCGCTCCTGATCGCGCTCTTCTTCATCGCCGACGGTCCGGACCGCCCCGCCTCGGACTTCAACACGGGCAGCGGCCGGCCGCTGGTCCTCACGTACCTCCTGGTCTTCATCGTGTCCCAGGCGGTCCCGTGCGTGACCATCTTCCGCCAGTGCGGGCCGTACGCCCGGATGACGGGCAAGGCCTCGCTGCGGCAGGCACTGCGGCTGCTCTCGGTCGCCGCCGTGGTCCTCTTCCTGTACTGCCTGTGCCGGACGGTGAACATCCTCACCGCCGCGTGGGGGATCGACATCGGCGTCTGGCAGGTCGCGGCGTCCGTCTTCAGTGCGGCGGGCATCGTCGTGCTCTCCCTGAGCCTGACCATCTCCTCCTGGGAGTCGTCGGCGGCCAAGCTGCTGGAGTGGGTGCGCAGATACCGCTCGTACCGGGCCCTCTACCCGCTCTGGCGGGACCTGTACGAGGCCTCCCCGGACATCGTCCTGGAGCCGTCGGGCTCGGCCGCGGTCTCCGACCTGAACTACCGCCTGCACCGTCGGGTCATCGAAATACGGGACGGGTGGCGGGACTTGCGCCCGTACATCGACCGCTCCTCCCCCGCCGGCACCGGGGCGGCGGATCCAGGGGGAAGCGGCGAGTACCGGCAGGCGTTCGCCGAGGCGACGCAGATCAGGCAGGCCCTGCACGCCAAGCGCACCGGTACGGTCCCCGTCGACAGCAAGGACGCCGGCGACTTCGACGACCGCGATCCGGACAACTTCACCGCGGAGGTCGCCTGGCTCGCCCAGGTCGCTTCCGTCTACCGCAAGATCGGCCGGGCCCGGGCCGGCCCCCATCCCCCGAGGGCCGGCCCGGGCCCGGCCGATTCGACTGACGCCCCACTCGGCTACCCCCGTAAGCAAAGTTAGCTGTCAGCTATCGGCGAGCTCCCACGGTGGCGGACTCACGCCAGATTGTCAACTGACCGCTAATCTGCAAAACTGGAAAATAGCTGAGAGCAATACCGAGGAGGTGGGGGGAGGGAGATCCGCAGTGTCCGAGACTGACGACCGGCCCGTACTGGCAGTGCGTCTGGACAACCTCTTCAAGACGGTTCGTCCCAAGGGGAAGCACTGGACCAACGCCGAAGTGGCCGAGGAGCTGAAACGGGCCAACCCCGACCTCAAGGCGGGCGGGGTGTACCTGTCCCAGCTGCGGACGGGCAAGCGCTCCAACCCCTCACCGGAGCTACTGGCCGCCCTCGCCCGGTTCTTCGGCGTATCGGTCGCCTACTTCTTCGACGACAAGGTCGCCGAATCGGTGCTCGGCGAGGTCGCCGCCATCGAAGCCCTGCGGCAGGCGGGCGTCCGCTCCGTGGCGATGCGCGCGGCCGGCATGAAGAAGGAGAACCTCCAGGCCATCACGGCCATCATGGACCAGTACCGGCAGATGCAGGGCCTTCCCCCCGTCACCGACCCCGCGGACCCCGCAGACCCCTCGCACCGCGCGGACCATTCGGACCCGGAGTGAGGGTCCCCGGCAAGGGACGGTCGGCCGACCAGGACCGCCGCAGCCGGCTCAAGAAGCTCCGCAAGGACGGCGCGCGCCGACTCGCCGCGCTGGACCTGCCGGAGGGAGCCGACGTCGCCGAGCTCTGCCGCTACCTCGGCGAGATCCGCGACCGGCCCATCACGCTGGTGCCCATGCCGATGCCCGCGTCACAGCCGTGCGGCATGTGGGTCGCCGCTCGCGACGAGGACCTCATCTTCTACGACGCCAACACCACCAGCGCGCATCAGGAGCACATCATCTTGCACGAGCTGGGACACATCATCTGCTGCCACCGCGGGGCGGGCCTCCTGGACGAGGCGAGCTCCCGCATCCTCTTCCCCAACCTCGACCCCGACCTCGTACGCGACATGCTCCTGCGCGCCACCTACGACGACGTCCAGGAACAGGAAGCGGAGGTCATCGCCTATCTGCTGTCCCAGCGGCTGGGCGGCGGCGCGGAACGCGACGCGATGCCGGCGACCGGCGGCGCGGACGCGTCCGCGGACGGGGAG contains these protein-coding regions:
- a CDS encoding toxin; the protein is MRVPGKGRSADQDRRSRLKKLRKDGARRLAALDLPEGADVAELCRYLGEIRDRPITLVPMPMPASQPCGMWVAARDEDLIFYDANTTSAHQEHIILHELGHIICCHRGAGLLDEASSRILFPNLDPDLVRDMLLRATYDDVQEQEAEVIAYLLSQRLGGGAERDAMPATGGADASADGEATGESATLDRIERTLF
- a CDS encoding WHG domain-containing protein gives rise to the protein MDSTSATDENATRAGAVKATARRLLVELGAAGLSLEAVAKDSGLAVADVEDAFPHRDDLLTALVIDAYDDSAAAMERADQSAVAAGASAGVRLLAVTRALRDWSFANSPEFTLIYGSPVPGYHAPQDTVPAAARTPAVLAGIVRSALADGELTPPRRVVPGPPLLLPEAVALFGGTPQAPFSDLIERGIALWSSLIGLLVFQVFSRTHDSVRDESAYFDFAIAVAAEGIGLTVPLDEKTRTRP
- a CDS encoding MAB_1171c family putative transporter, with translation MNTTRTLCFAIAALSSYAALAYRLCQVGRSWRDNAYRALVVTLLLQCLTFTMGAVAMGGESFLGVGNLAILVMHVSAVAFCVSAQIILLRWATATEEAVRRVRYWLVTGVALSALLIALFFIADGPDRPASDFNTGSGRPLVLTYLLVFIVSQAVPCVTIFRQCGPYARMTGKASLRQALRLLSVAAVVLFLYCLCRTVNILTAAWGIDIGVWQVAASVFSAAGIVVLSLSLTISSWESSAAKLLEWVRRYRSYRALYPLWRDLYEASPDIVLEPSGSAAVSDLNYRLHRRVIEIRDGWRDLRPYIDRSSPAGTGAADPGGSGEYRQAFAEATQIRQALHAKRTGTVPVDSKDAGDFDDRDPDNFTAEVAWLAQVASVYRKIGRARAGPHPPRAGPGPADSTDAPLGYPRKQS
- a CDS encoding helix-turn-helix domain-containing protein, coding for MSETDDRPVLAVRLDNLFKTVRPKGKHWTNAEVAEELKRANPDLKAGGVYLSQLRTGKRSNPSPELLAALARFFGVSVAYFFDDKVAESVLGEVAAIEALRQAGVRSVAMRAAGMKKENLQAITAIMDQYRQMQGLPPVTDPADPADPSHRADHSDPE